The nucleotide sequence TGCCAGAAACACAACCTGAATTACGAGGTGGAGGAAATCTTCGCCGCCCAGAACAAGAACAAGGCACAGCCCGGCGTGGTCGTCCTGCCCCAGGTGGAACAAAAGTACGGGGCGATGGCCGTCGAGGCGCATATCCTGCGCCGCGTTTATACGACCATCCGCATTAAGGAATGGGAAACGGACGAGCTGACCACGACGCTTGTCATCGCCTTCCATCAGGACGGCATCCAGGCGGCCATCGGCCCGTGCGTCAGGGTGTGCCACAACCAGTGCATCCTCTCCCCCGAACGCAGTGTGTCGAACTACGGGAAAGACAAAGTCACCACCGAAGAGCTTTTCGGTCGTGTAGACGAGTGGCTCTCGAACTTCGAGGTACAGATGAACGAGGACAGGGAACGCATCCGCCGCCTGAAAGCGAAAGTAATTACCCCGGTGGAGATGTACGCCTACATCGGATTGCTGACAGCATTGCGCGTATCGCATGACAGTTCCGACAAGCGTCTTTCGTCCAAGGTGGAGACCTATCCCCTGAACCAGTCCCAGATTTCCATCTTCACCGAGGACCTGCTCAAACTCACCGAAGAGAAGAAGACGCTCACGGCGTGGGATATCTATAACGTGGCAACCGAAATCTACAAGCCCGGACGTACGGACATTCCGGCCATGATTCCCCAGAACGGGGCGCTGGCCGAGCTGATGCTCTCGGAAGGGTTGCCGGAATCTTAAAAGGCTGCCACGTGACAAGAATCAAGGGACAACTGACGACAGCCGACTACCTGCCCATAGCGGAATATAACAGGCTGGTCCGCGGGCTTGAGAAGGACGGCGAGTACCTGTGGGAGACCTACTGCTGGCTGTCGTTCTGCACGGCATGCAGGGCCTCCGACGTGAGGACCCTGCGCTGGAAAGACATCTTAGGAAAAAGCACCATGACCCGCATCGAGCAGAAAACAAAGAAAAACCGCCTGATCAAGTTCAACAGGGACGTGCAGGAGAAGAACCGTTTCCTGTACGAGATGCTCGGACAACCCGCCCCCGAACAGTACATCTTTCTCAGCCCGCGTACCGGGAAACCTTACTCGCTGGAATACATCAACAGGCTGCTCAAGGTATTCAAGGTAAGGTACAGGCTGCCGATCAGGGCATTCTCCACACATACCTTCCGCAAGACTTTCGGGCGCTATGTCTACGAGCTGATGGGACGCTCGGCCGAGGGCCTGATCCTGCTCAACCAGATATTCCGCCATTCCAACCTGGAAACCACCCGGCGCTACATCGGGCTGGCGCAGGAGGACATCGACAAAGTGTTCGATTCCATACGTCTATGAGAATATTTTCAACGATGCCCGGAACCCGAGCGGGAGGTTCCGGGCTATGCTTTATATAACATATCAAAATCAGAACTGTAAATGGACACACCGATATATATCGACACATACTTCCGCGTCGAGTCCGGCTATGACGGCGGTCGCATGCCGGAAGAGAAAGCCGGACGCTTCTTCGACGAGGTAAAGCGCCTTTTCACGGAAACAGGGTTCAGCATCAAGGAAAACAAATACAAAGACGGTTGTCCCGAGGTGTATCTCGGAAAGACATGCCTGTACTGTCATCCCCAATCGTTATCGGGCCCTGTTCTTAAAGAGCACATGGAGCTTATCGAGAAGATTCTGGCACAAGGAACGACCTTCCGGTACCTGCGTACTGACACTTACGGCGAGATTCTCGACCTGACGGAGGAGGAAGAACTCGCGTATTACCACAAGACTCATGACATGACTATCGGGGGTGTCTTTCTCGACGCCTTCCGCACCAAGCGCCGGAACCTGTACAAGAGCCGGGAGCAGGTGCTGGAAATACTCGTCGAAAAGCTGCGTGTCAAGACACTCCGTGGGAAGTCCGTTTATTCGAACACCTCCCCGGCATACCGTTATATCAGGGAAATGTACGGGAAAATGGTGTCTGAAGGACGGCTCGTCGAGGGATGCAAGCAAACCGCTTCCGGGAAACTGCCGCTCTGCCGCACGGCAACCGGCAGGGAACTGAAAATGAAAAGACGGGAAGACGACAGGACGGAATGACACGCGGTTCCGTACCGGACATGGCCGGATACCAGTCCGAAGACTTCTGTAAATCATAATTTTCAAGCCGGACTGTCAATCGAAAGAAGGACGACCCGGCTATACTTCAACAACAAGAGATAGCACTATTATGAGCATACAAATCGGAAAACTGTTGCCGGACGGCAGTGTCCGGCACATCAAGGCGCTCCATGAGACGCTTTCAAAAGACCTTGTGAGGAAACTCCGGGTGTTCTATCCCAATGACAGACGGGTAGATGCCCTGCTGTCGCTGGGCGACATCCAAAAACTGGGACCGTCACCCTATGGAAAATGGACCGGAACCGGCGATGCCGTCCACTGTTTTTCAAAGATCCGTGACGGACGGGAAACACCGCGGCAATCCGCATCACGCATCGCGGACAACGCAGACATTTTCGGCCGCATGGAGGACACGTGCCTCCTGTTCGATAACGGCAGATGGCATCTCATGGACAAGGGAGAACACTGTGAACCGCCGCTCTTCGTCGAAGATACGCCCTCCCATGACAGTATGAAACCGATCACGGTGTATGTGAATAACCATGTCCGACTCGAAAAGATAAATACACCGCAGCACTGGCAGGGACTTGAGGAACTCGCCGAACGGGAATCCAGGATACTCTATGTCTACCGGGGGTGCCGCCTTGTGAGAATCGTCCGTTCATCCAACCTTAAAAAGAAACTGTATGCGGCACAATAACATCGTATCGGCCATAGAATGGCTGCCGGAACACCTGTTCACGGAAGAGATCGTGGAAGCAGCCGTCGAAAGCAAGGAAATAGAGGTACTGAGCCATATTCCGGGACGTTTCCTCACACCCGAACGTATAGAACGAATCATCGCGGGCAGCACGGAGAGCTGGCACAGCTTCGAGTTGCGCAATATCCCGGAGGCGTACCGTTCGGGAGCAGTCTGTGACTACGCCACGCGCAAAAAACCGAAGAATATCACGGCTGTTCCCGAAGCAATGGTTACCCGAGAAATGGCAGAAGCGGTCATCCAAAACGGACGCGGGGATTTCGACATTCTCGCCTTCATACCTGAACGCCTTTGGGACGCGCAACTGGCATACCTGGCCTTGCGCAGCTATATTTACGACCCGTATTACACGGACAGCAGGACAGACGCCGTCATGAAAACGGGTCTTATCCTCGGATATGTCCCCGTTGAGGTAAAGACTCAAGAGTTCTATTACGGGATGCTCGACGGGATGAAAATATTGAGCACGGTTACCGATGCCGTCGTGCCGTCCCGTTTCAAGACTGCGGCATACTACCGCAAGATGGCGGAACATGACCTCTCGCTTGTTCCCGCCCGGT is from Barnesiella intestinihominis YIT 11860 and encodes:
- a CDS encoding tyrosine-type recombinase/integrase; amino-acid sequence: MTRIKGQLTTADYLPIAEYNRLVRGLEKDGEYLWETYCWLSFCTACRASDVRTLRWKDILGKSTMTRIEQKTKKNRLIKFNRDVQEKNRFLYEMLGQPAPEQYIFLSPRTGKPYSLEYINRLLKVFKVRYRLPIRAFSTHTFRKTFGRYVYELMGRSAEGLILLNQIFRHSNLETTRRYIGLAQEDIDKVFDSIRL
- a CDS encoding DUF932 domain-containing protein, which encodes MATALATTAAPVQFDFQNNNVEVMTLDTLRRTHKENDIYGNPLKGIYHYEVIERMADICQKHNLNYEVEEIFAAQNKNKAQPGVVVLPQVEQKYGAMAVEAHILRRVYTTIRIKEWETDELTTTLVIAFHQDGIQAAIGPCVRVCHNQCILSPERSVSNYGKDKVTTEELFGRVDEWLSNFEVQMNEDRERIRRLKAKVITPVEMYAYIGLLTALRVSHDSSDKRLSSKVETYPLNQSQISIFTEDLLKLTEEKKTLTAWDIYNVATEIYKPGRTDIPAMIPQNGALAELMLSEGLPES